One window of Nocardia sp. NBC_00508 genomic DNA carries:
- a CDS encoding NmrA/HSCARG family protein, translating into MSPQHNLILVTGATGKQGGATARKLLADGHAVRALVRDTQAPAAREMAVAGAELVIGDFDSPDTLSAALDGVTGLFGVPPAAYGPQGWDVELEAARGRTLVDAARRAGVEQIVFTGIASMGDNISWGTTGKKRIEDAIIASGVRYTLLRPVRFMENYLLRTTPVDGIIGGVHRHLFPAAGPMKIIAVADIGDIAALAFADPDRFHGRVLELAGDALTPPAAAEAISKATGHQVRYQEVSESEADALGAEIGNTWRLMRHTGGWRADVDEIREIHPGLRTFDTWLAETGAAQIKTLLDGDHVSPAR; encoded by the coding sequence ATGTCCCCTCAGCACAACCTCATCCTGGTCACCGGAGCCACCGGCAAGCAGGGCGGCGCGACTGCCCGCAAGCTGCTGGCGGACGGTCACGCGGTGCGCGCCCTGGTCCGCGACACGCAGGCGCCCGCCGCACGGGAAATGGCTGTCGCCGGCGCGGAACTCGTGATCGGCGACTTCGACTCCCCTGACACTCTGTCCGCGGCGCTGGACGGTGTCACCGGACTGTTCGGGGTCCCGCCCGCCGCGTACGGCCCGCAGGGCTGGGACGTGGAACTGGAAGCCGCGCGCGGCCGGACGCTCGTGGACGCGGCACGCCGCGCTGGTGTCGAGCAGATCGTGTTCACCGGCATCGCGTCGATGGGCGACAACATCTCGTGGGGTACGACGGGCAAGAAGCGCATCGAAGATGCGATCATCGCCAGCGGCGTCCGCTACACGCTGCTTCGCCCGGTGCGCTTCATGGAGAACTACCTGCTGCGCACCACGCCGGTCGACGGCATCATCGGCGGCGTGCACCGGCATCTCTTCCCCGCCGCCGGGCCGATGAAGATCATCGCGGTCGCGGATATCGGCGATATCGCCGCTCTCGCGTTCGCCGACCCCGACCGCTTCCACGGCCGCGTCCTCGAACTCGCGGGCGACGCACTCACCCCGCCAGCGGCAGCCGAGGCGATCAGCAAGGCCACCGGCCACCAGGTGCGCTATCAGGAGGTCAGTGAATCCGAGGCGGACGCGCTCGGCGCGGAGATCGGCAACACCTGGCGCCTGATGCGCCATACCGGCGGCTGGCGGGCAGACGTCGACGAGATCCGCGAAATCCACCCGGGCCTGCGAACCTTCGACACCTGGCTGGCCGAAACCGGTGCGGCCCAGATCAAAACGCTACTGGACGGCGACCACGTGAGTCCGGCGAGATAA
- a CDS encoding TetR/AcrR family transcriptional regulator, giving the protein MTASLAPGTAARADARRNRALVLAAAQRAFAEEGVSVSLAEVARRAGVGAGTVYRHFPTKADLLEAVMQQRVDRLATLATEYLRAPDAGDAFFDFCTAVIAGTPGNQALCDLVQSDDGWPRALLQSAGMRFHRALEALLAAAHRQGAVRADIELADVLAIFTGCVAIQQLRKPSGGVDRTAAIVLDALRARPGGPAVTKERSAVEWRNELADRNESDGAGCPVCHATVPRAGVGRRATYCSAACRQKAHRRRAAAAR; this is encoded by the coding sequence ATGACCGCATCGCTCGCCCCCGGGACGGCGGCGCGCGCCGATGCCCGGCGCAACCGCGCTCTCGTGCTGGCGGCCGCGCAGCGTGCCTTCGCCGAAGAAGGGGTCTCGGTATCGCTCGCCGAGGTCGCCCGGCGGGCGGGCGTCGGCGCGGGCACCGTCTACCGGCACTTCCCGACGAAAGCCGATCTGCTGGAAGCCGTTATGCAGCAGCGCGTCGACCGGTTGGCCACGCTCGCCACCGAATATCTCCGTGCGCCGGACGCCGGGGACGCCTTCTTCGACTTCTGCACCGCGGTGATCGCCGGCACCCCGGGCAACCAGGCGTTGTGCGACCTGGTCCAATCCGACGACGGCTGGCCGCGCGCGCTCTTGCAGAGCGCGGGCATGCGCTTTCATCGCGCCCTGGAAGCGTTGCTGGCGGCCGCCCACCGTCAAGGCGCGGTCCGCGCCGACATCGAGCTCGCGGACGTGCTCGCGATCTTCACCGGATGCGTTGCGATTCAACAGCTCCGAAAGCCGAGCGGCGGCGTCGACCGCACCGCCGCGATCGTGCTGGACGCGCTGCGGGCGCGACCGGGTGGACCGGCCGTAACGAAAGAGAGGTCAGCCGTCGAGTGGCGTAACGAATTAGCTGATCGTAACGAAAGTGATGGCGCGGGCTGTCCGGTGTGTCACGCGACGGTGCCGCGGGCCGGGGTAGGACGCCGGGCCACGTACTGCTCGGCGGCGTGCCGCCAGAAGGCGCATCGGCGCCGCGCCGCAGCGGCGCGCTAG
- a CDS encoding DUF2237 family protein, with the protein MTDRNVLGGPLEECGADPLTGFYRDGCCSTGPEDLGSHTVCTVVTAEFLEHQASIGNDLSTPRPENNFPGLQPGDRWCVVAVRWLHAHEDGVAAPVVLAATHENALEVISMDILRKYAVDVPDDVSDLL; encoded by the coding sequence GTGACCGATCGAAACGTGCTTGGGGGGCCGCTGGAAGAGTGCGGCGCCGATCCTCTCACCGGCTTCTACCGGGACGGCTGCTGCAGTACGGGGCCGGAGGATCTGGGCAGCCACACCGTCTGCACTGTCGTCACGGCGGAGTTCCTGGAGCATCAAGCCTCCATCGGCAACGATCTGAGCACGCCGCGTCCGGAGAACAATTTTCCCGGCCTGCAGCCGGGCGATCGCTGGTGCGTCGTGGCCGTGCGGTGGTTGCACGCACACGAGGACGGTGTGGCCGCGCCCGTCGTCCTGGCCGCCACGCATGAGAACGCCCTCGAAGTGATCTCGATGGACATCCTGCGCAAGTACGCCGTCGACGTACCGGATGACGTCAGCGACCTGCTCTGA
- the ftsY gene encoding signal recognition particle-docking protein FtsY: MVRVSPEVWILIAVVAALLLVVLVAGFVRYKRGRVSLTAPAQDKEVTDRSGGYTASGGFNFSRSGTATAPPPLERTDTEGQPHVGDDAAIPRDAPKRGITNVPLPEADVAEAPPAAGGAASTTAPAEPEAESPTTEAAPPASADRVETPEDAADIAAPVIEPAAPEGAAAEPDTAAVDTGTAPTTEVVAPDTPAGVETAPVLEEIEPTEGRLVRLRGRLSRSQNAVGKSLLGLLGGGDLDDDSWEEVEDTLVLADLGTGSTAAVVSRLRAEMAARSVRTTDQARAVLREVLIEQLRPELDRSVRALPHPDHPSILLVVGVNGTGKTTTTGKLARVLVADGRRVLLGAADTFRAAAADQLQTWGERVGADTIRGREGADPAAVAFDAVAAGVERGVDVVLIDTAGRLHTKTGLMDELGKVKRVVEKKAAVDEVLLVLDATVGQNGLNQARVFAEVVDITGVVLTKLDGTAKGGIVFQVQHELGVPVKLVGLGEGADDLAPFEPAAFVDALLG; the protein is encoded by the coding sequence ATGGTCCGCGTGAGTCCTGAAGTCTGGATCCTGATCGCTGTGGTCGCCGCACTGCTGCTCGTGGTGCTTGTCGCCGGTTTCGTCCGGTACAAGCGCGGCCGCGTGTCGCTGACCGCGCCCGCGCAGGACAAGGAGGTGACCGACCGGTCCGGTGGTTACACCGCGTCCGGCGGATTCAACTTCAGCCGGAGCGGAACCGCGACCGCGCCGCCACCGCTCGAGCGCACCGACACCGAAGGACAGCCGCACGTCGGGGACGACGCCGCGATCCCGCGCGACGCGCCCAAGCGCGGGATCACCAACGTTCCGCTTCCGGAGGCGGATGTCGCCGAAGCGCCTCCCGCTGCGGGCGGCGCCGCGTCGACGACGGCGCCCGCCGAGCCCGAGGCCGAATCTCCGACGACCGAGGCGGCCCCGCCCGCGTCGGCCGACCGGGTGGAGACACCCGAGGACGCAGCCGACATCGCCGCGCCCGTCATCGAACCTGCCGCCCCCGAGGGTGCGGCCGCCGAGCCGGATACCGCCGCCGTGGACACCGGCACTGCCCCGACGACCGAAGTCGTCGCCCCGGACACTCCCGCGGGCGTCGAGACCGCCCCGGTGCTGGAGGAGATCGAGCCCACCGAGGGCCGCTTGGTCCGCCTGCGCGGCCGCCTGTCCCGCTCGCAGAACGCGGTCGGCAAGAGCCTGCTCGGCCTGCTCGGCGGCGGCGACCTCGACGACGATTCGTGGGAGGAGGTCGAGGACACTCTCGTCCTGGCCGACCTCGGCACCGGCAGCACCGCCGCGGTCGTCTCCCGCCTGCGCGCCGAGATGGCGGCGCGCAGCGTGCGCACCACCGACCAGGCGCGCGCGGTGCTGCGTGAGGTGCTGATCGAGCAGCTGCGACCGGAGCTGGACCGCTCGGTCCGCGCGCTGCCGCACCCGGATCACCCGTCCATCCTGCTGGTGGTCGGCGTGAACGGCACCGGGAAGACCACCACCACCGGCAAGCTCGCCCGTGTGCTGGTCGCCGACGGCCGCCGGGTGCTGCTCGGCGCGGCCGACACCTTCCGCGCCGCGGCAGCCGACCAGCTGCAGACCTGGGGCGAGCGGGTCGGCGCCGACACCATCCGCGGCCGCGAAGGCGCCGACCCGGCCGCTGTCGCGTTCGACGCGGTGGCGGCGGGTGTCGAGCGCGGTGTCGACGTGGTGCTCATCGACACCGCGGGCCGTCTGCATACCAAGACCGGCCTGATGGACGAGCTGGGCAAGGTCAAGCGCGTCGTGGAGAAGAAGGCCGCCGTGGACGAGGTTCTGCTCGTGCTGGACGCCACGGTCGGCCAGAACGGACTGAACCAGGCGCGGGTGTTCGCCGAGGTGGTCGACATCACGGGCGTGGTGCTGACCAAGCTGGACGGGACGGCCAAGGGCGGCATCGTCTTCCAGGTCCAGCACGAACTGGGTGTGCCGGTGAAGCTGGTCGGTCTCGGTGAGGGCGCCGACGACCTGGCCCCGTTCGAGCCCGCGGCGTTCGTGGACGCGCTGCTGGGCTGA
- a CDS encoding ammonium transporter, with amino-acid sequence MAFPLTGAPDTGDTAWMLASSALVLLMTPGLAFFYGGMVRSKNVLNMIMMSISAMGLVGVLWSLYGYSTAFGDNKFGVIGDPTQFFGLKGLISGNSVAEVKDAAGAVTTEAVNIPLAGTIPATVFVAFQLMFAIITVALISGAVADRLKFSAWLLFAGIWSTVVYFPVAHWVFDFDVKDADGNIVHEGGWIANKLLAVDFAGGTAVHINAGAAGLALVLVLGKRKGWPTTPFRPHNLPFVMLGAGLLWFGWFGFNAGSAVTSGGLAGSTFIITTIATCAAMLAWLLVEKVRDGKPTSLGAASGVVAGLVAITPSCSSVNVLGALAIGVVAGALCALAVGLKFKFGFDDSLDVVGVHLVGGIVGTLMVGFVAAPEAGAAKTGLFYGGGVDQLWRQAVGAGVVLAFSFIATLIIAYIVKFTIGLRVSEEEESVGLDESEHAETAYDFAALGSTARSAVKEA; translated from the coding sequence GTGGCATTTCCGCTTACCGGTGCACCGGACACCGGTGATACCGCTTGGATGCTGGCGAGTTCGGCGCTGGTGTTGCTGATGACACCGGGCCTGGCATTCTTCTACGGCGGCATGGTCCGGTCGAAGAACGTGCTCAACATGATCATGATGAGCATCAGCGCGATGGGTCTGGTCGGCGTGCTGTGGTCGCTGTACGGATACTCGACGGCGTTCGGCGACAACAAGTTCGGCGTGATCGGCGATCCCACGCAGTTCTTCGGCCTGAAGGGCTTGATCAGTGGTAACTCCGTCGCCGAGGTCAAGGACGCGGCAGGCGCCGTCACGACGGAGGCGGTGAACATCCCGCTCGCGGGCACGATTCCGGCGACGGTCTTCGTCGCGTTCCAGCTGATGTTCGCCATCATCACGGTTGCCCTCATCTCGGGCGCGGTCGCCGATCGCCTGAAGTTCAGCGCGTGGCTGCTGTTCGCGGGCATCTGGTCTACGGTGGTCTACTTCCCCGTCGCGCACTGGGTGTTCGACTTCGACGTGAAGGACGCCGACGGCAACATCGTGCACGAGGGCGGCTGGATCGCCAACAAGCTGCTCGCGGTCGACTTCGCCGGCGGTACGGCGGTGCACATCAACGCCGGTGCGGCCGGTCTGGCGCTGGTGCTGGTGCTCGGTAAGCGCAAGGGCTGGCCGACGACGCCCTTCCGTCCGCACAACCTTCCGTTCGTCATGCTCGGCGCCGGTCTGCTGTGGTTCGGCTGGTTCGGCTTCAACGCCGGTTCCGCGGTGACCTCCGGTGGCCTCGCCGGTTCGACGTTCATCATCACCACGATTGCCACCTGCGCCGCGATGCTGGCCTGGCTGCTGGTGGAGAAGGTCCGCGACGGCAAGCCCACCTCGCTGGGCGCTGCCTCGGGCGTCGTGGCCGGTCTGGTGGCCATCACCCCGTCGTGTTCCTCGGTGAACGTGCTCGGCGCGCTCGCCATCGGCGTGGTCGCGGGCGCGCTGTGCGCCCTCGCGGTCGGCTTGAAGTTCAAGTTCGGCTTCGACGACTCGCTCGACGTGGTCGGCGTGCACCTGGTCGGCGGCATCGTCGGCACCCTGATGGTCGGTTTCGTCGCGGCGCCCGAGGCGGGTGCGGCCAAGACCGGTCTGTTCTACGGCGGCGGCGTCGATCAGCTGTGGCGGCAAGCGGTGGGTGCCGGTGTGGTACTTGCTTTCTCCTTCATCGCGACGCTGATCATTGCCTATATCGTGAAGTTCACCATTGGGCTGCGCGTGAGCGAGGAAGAAGAGTCGGTGGGCTTGGACGAGTCCGAGCACGCGGAAACCGCCTACGACTTCGCCGCTCTGGGTAGCACGGCACGTTCGGCCGTCAAGGAGGCATGA
- a CDS encoding P-II family nitrogen regulator — protein MKLITAIVKPFTLEDVKTALEQAGVLGMTVSEVQGYGRQKGHTEVYRGAEYSVDFVPKVRVEVVVDDASVDKVVEVIVEASRTGKIGDGKVWVSPVESIIRVRTGERGTDAL, from the coding sequence ATGAAACTGATCACCGCAATCGTCAAACCGTTTACGCTCGAGGACGTCAAGACCGCGCTCGAGCAGGCGGGCGTGTTGGGCATGACCGTCAGCGAGGTGCAAGGGTACGGCCGGCAGAAGGGGCACACCGAGGTGTACCGCGGCGCCGAGTACTCGGTCGATTTCGTGCCGAAGGTCCGCGTCGAGGTCGTCGTGGACGACGCGTCCGTCGACAAGGTCGTCGAGGTGATCGTGGAGGCCTCTCGCACGGGCAAGATCGGCGACGGCAAGGTCTGGGTCTCCCCGGTGGAGTCGATCATTCGCGTGCGGACCGGCGAACGCGGCACCGACGCGCTGTAA
- a CDS encoding [protein-PII] uridylyltransferase, whose product MTEEVNGKISNGAADLVRARTQLLDGGLRRNPRLDAESLRHALVDLYELWLTSKGAELGITADSGLAVVAVGGLGRGEMLPFSDLDLVLLHDDVDPARVAEVADQLWYPLWDAHIKLDHSVRTVPQALRVAADDLIAALGMLEARHIVGDQELSNLLISGVRREWRTGIRTRFDDLIAQAQARWERNGEIAHRAEPDLKNGRGGLRDIQLLDALAIAQLTDAMPGLGPDVPGGGLKQARRRLLDVRTELHRVAGRSRDQLRAQDADEIGAALRIGDRFDLARTLSDSARTVSYSVDVGLRTAANALPRRGLARLRRMPVRRPLDEGVVEHAGEVVLARDARPQRDPGLILRVAAASAQTGLPMSATTLNRLSEDAPELREPWPKDALNDLLVLLGAGRGAIDAIEALDRTGLWGRLLPEWGAVRDLPPRDVLHTWTVDRHLVETVAYAGAISTRVARPDLLALSALLHDIGKGRAGDHSVVGAELATHIGRRLGLWPSDVRTLSAVVRHHLLLPETATRRDLSDPETVRFVVNALDGDPQLLELLHTLAEADSLATGPGVWGDWKASLIGELVRRCRLVMAGDQLPTPEPIAAELVEKARAGGVHVDLKPGESKHTYKVTVIAPDTPGLLSDAAGVLALHSLRVLSAALGVEGDCAVDAFVVAPKFGDPPDPGLLRQELIRATAGDLDVSAALAKREGEASGIARSRYAQAQPRVIWSETSVSGQVILELRAEDRVGLLSRLAAELAGCRADVRWAKVVTMGSAVVDSFCLDLGPEDSPARRETIEKAILAVVPRPAPKPPKNDMPNH is encoded by the coding sequence GTGACCGAAGAAGTCAACGGCAAGATATCCAATGGAGCGGCCGATCTGGTCCGCGCACGAACCCAACTGCTCGATGGCGGCCTGCGCCGCAATCCTCGCCTCGATGCCGAGTCGCTGCGGCACGCGCTGGTCGACCTCTACGAACTCTGGCTCACCAGCAAGGGCGCCGAACTGGGCATCACCGCCGACAGCGGCCTGGCCGTGGTCGCTGTCGGCGGCCTCGGCCGCGGCGAGATGCTGCCGTTCTCGGATCTGGATCTGGTGCTGCTGCACGACGACGTCGATCCCGCCCGGGTCGCCGAGGTCGCCGACCAGCTCTGGTACCCGCTGTGGGACGCGCACATCAAGCTCGATCACAGCGTGCGGACCGTGCCGCAGGCGCTGCGGGTGGCCGCCGACGATCTCATCGCCGCGCTCGGCATGCTCGAAGCCAGGCACATCGTCGGCGACCAGGAATTGAGCAACCTGTTGATCAGCGGGGTGCGCCGGGAATGGCGCACCGGAATCCGCACCCGCTTCGACGATCTCATCGCCCAGGCCCAGGCCAGATGGGAGCGCAACGGCGAGATCGCGCACCGCGCCGAACCCGATCTGAAGAATGGGCGCGGCGGCCTGCGCGATATCCAGCTGCTCGACGCCCTGGCCATCGCCCAGCTGACCGATGCCATGCCAGGACTCGGGCCGGACGTGCCCGGCGGCGGATTGAAACAGGCGCGCCGACGCCTGCTGGACGTGCGCACCGAACTGCACCGGGTCGCCGGCCGTTCCCGCGATCAGCTGCGGGCGCAGGACGCCGACGAGATCGGCGCGGCCCTGCGCATCGGCGACCGCTTCGATCTGGCTCGTACCCTGAGCGATTCGGCGCGAACCGTGAGTTACTCCGTGGACGTCGGTCTGCGCACCGCGGCCAACGCGCTGCCCCGCCGGGGCCTGGCGCGGCTTCGCCGTATGCCGGTGCGCCGGCCACTCGACGAGGGTGTCGTCGAGCATGCCGGTGAGGTCGTCCTCGCCCGCGACGCGCGTCCCCAGCGCGACCCGGGCCTGATCCTGCGGGTGGCGGCGGCCTCGGCGCAGACCGGGCTGCCGATGTCCGCCACCACCCTGAACCGGCTCTCGGAGGACGCGCCCGAGCTGCGCGAGCCGTGGCCAAAAGACGCCCTCAACGACCTGCTGGTCCTGCTGGGCGCCGGCCGCGGCGCCATCGACGCGATCGAAGCGCTGGATCGAACCGGCCTGTGGGGCAGACTGCTTCCGGAGTGGGGCGCGGTACGCGACCTGCCACCGCGCGATGTCCTGCATACCTGGACCGTCGACCGTCACCTGGTGGAGACAGTCGCCTATGCCGGCGCGATCAGCACTCGGGTGGCCCGCCCGGACCTGCTGGCCCTCAGCGCGCTGCTGCACGACATCGGCAAGGGTCGCGCCGGCGACCACAGCGTGGTCGGCGCGGAGCTGGCCACCCATATCGGCCGGCGCCTGGGCCTGTGGCCCTCGGACGTGCGCACGCTCAGCGCGGTCGTCCGTCATCATCTGCTGCTTCCGGAGACCGCGACCCGGCGTGACCTGTCCGATCCGGAGACGGTGCGGTTCGTCGTGAATGCGCTCGACGGCGATCCTCAGCTGTTGGAACTGCTGCACACGCTGGCCGAGGCGGATTCGCTGGCCACCGGCCCCGGCGTGTGGGGGGACTGGAAGGCGTCTCTGATCGGCGAGCTGGTCCGGCGCTGCCGGTTGGTCATGGCGGGCGATCAGCTCCCGACGCCGGAGCCGATCGCGGCGGAACTCGTCGAGAAGGCCCGCGCGGGTGGAGTGCACGTCGACCTGAAGCCGGGGGAGAGCAAGCACACCTACAAGGTCACCGTCATCGCGCCGGATACCCCAGGGCTGCTCTCCGACGCCGCGGGCGTGCTCGCGCTGCACTCGCTGCGCGTGCTGTCGGCCGCGCTGGGCGTCGAAGGCGATTGCGCGGTCGACGCGTTCGTCGTCGCGCCCAAATTCGGCGATCCGCCGGACCCGGGGCTGCTGCGCCAGGAACTGATCCGCGCCACGGCGGGGGATCTGGACGTGTCCGCGGCACTGGCCAAACGGGAGGGCGAGGCAAGCGGCATCGCCCGGAGCCGGTATGCGCAGGCGCAGCCGAGGGTGATCTGGTCGGAGACCTCGGTGTCCGGTCAAGTGATCCTGGAGTTGCGCGCCGAGGACCGGGTCGGTTTGCTCAGCCGCCTGGCCGCCGAATTGGCCGGCTGCCGAGCGGACGTGCGCTGGGCCAAGGTGGTCACGATGGGGTCGGCGGTGGTCGACAGTTTCTGCCTCGATTTGGGCCCTGAGGACAGTCCCGCGCGCCGGGAAACGATCGAAAAGGCGATTCTCGCGGTGGTTCCCAGACCTGCGCCAAAACCGCCGAAAAATGACATGCCAAACCATTGA
- the ffh gene encoding signal recognition particle protein: MFESLSDRLTGALKDLRGKGRLSPADIDATCREIRLALLEADVALPVVRGFIGRIKERAKGAEVSAALNPAQQVVKIVNEELVGILGGETRRLNLAKNPPTVIMLAGLQGSGKTTLAGKLAKLLKGQGHQPLLVACDLQRPGAVTQLQVVGERAGVPVYAPHPGTSIGGGANPLGISAADPVNVARGGVEEARQKQYDLVIVDTAGRLGIDEELMRQAAGIRDAVQPDETLFVLDAMIGQDAVTTAEAFRDGVGFTGVVLTKLDGDARGGAALSVREVTGVPILFASTGEKLEDFDVFHPDRMASRILGMGDVLTLIEQAEQVYDAEQAEEAARKIGSGELTLEDFLDQMLAIRKMGPIGNLLGMLPGAGQMKDVLAQVDDKQLDRVQAIIRGMTPAERDNPKIINASRRLRIANGSGVQVSEVNQLVDRFFEAKKMMAMMGRQMGLPGSRRGGAKKGKKGKKGGRGPTPPKVRGGFPGMGGMPGMPAGMPDISNMPAGLDQLPPGLEGFDLSKLKFPKK, encoded by the coding sequence GTGTTCGAATCCCTGTCCGACCGGCTTACCGGTGCCCTCAAGGATCTGCGTGGTAAGGGGCGTCTGTCACCGGCCGACATCGACGCCACCTGTCGCGAGATCCGCCTCGCTCTGCTCGAGGCCGACGTCGCGCTGCCGGTGGTGCGCGGTTTCATCGGGCGGATCAAGGAGCGCGCCAAGGGCGCGGAGGTCTCCGCGGCGCTGAACCCGGCCCAGCAGGTCGTGAAGATCGTCAACGAGGAGCTCGTCGGCATCCTCGGCGGCGAGACCAGACGGCTGAATCTGGCCAAGAACCCGCCGACGGTGATCATGCTCGCCGGTCTGCAGGGTTCCGGTAAGACGACGCTCGCGGGCAAGCTGGCGAAACTGCTGAAGGGGCAGGGGCATCAGCCCCTGCTGGTGGCCTGTGACCTGCAGCGCCCTGGCGCCGTCACCCAGCTGCAGGTGGTCGGCGAGCGTGCGGGCGTGCCCGTCTACGCGCCGCACCCGGGCACCTCCATCGGTGGCGGGGCGAACCCGCTGGGCATCTCGGCCGCCGACCCGGTGAACGTGGCCCGCGGCGGTGTCGAGGAAGCGCGGCAGAAGCAGTACGACCTCGTCATCGTCGACACCGCCGGCCGGCTCGGTATCGACGAAGAACTGATGCGGCAGGCCGCGGGCATCCGCGACGCGGTCCAGCCCGACGAGACCCTCTTCGTGCTCGACGCGATGATCGGTCAGGACGCGGTCACCACGGCGGAGGCGTTCCGCGACGGCGTCGGCTTCACCGGCGTGGTACTCACCAAGCTCGACGGCGACGCCCGCGGTGGTGCCGCGCTGAGCGTCCGCGAGGTCACCGGCGTTCCGATCCTGTTCGCCTCCACCGGTGAGAAGCTCGAGGACTTCGACGTCTTCCACCCGGACCGCATGGCCAGCCGCATCCTCGGCATGGGCGATGTGCTCACCCTGATCGAGCAGGCCGAGCAGGTCTACGACGCCGAGCAGGCCGAGGAGGCCGCCCGCAAGATCGGTAGCGGTGAGCTCACCCTCGAGGACTTCCTCGACCAGATGCTGGCCATCCGCAAGATGGGCCCGATCGGGAACCTGCTCGGCATGCTGCCCGGCGCGGGGCAGATGAAAGACGTGCTCGCCCAGGTCGACGACAAGCAGCTCGACCGCGTGCAGGCGATCATCCGCGGCATGACCCCGGCGGAGCGGGACAACCCCAAGATCATCAACGCGTCCCGCCGTCTGCGCATCGCCAACGGCTCCGGCGTCCAGGTCTCCGAGGTCAATCAGCTCGTCGACCGTTTCTTCGAGGCCAAGAAGATGATGGCGATGATGGGCCGTCAGATGGGCCTGCCCGGCTCCCGCCGCGGCGGCGCGAAGAAGGGCAAGAAGGGCAAGAAGGGCGGCCGTGGCCCCACGCCGCCGAAGGTGCGCGGCGGATTCCCGGGGATGGGCGGCATGCCGGGCATGCCCGCCGGAATGCCCGACATCTCCAACATGCCCGCCGGTCTCGACCAGTTGCCACCTGGCCTGGAGGGCTTCGACCTGTCGAAACTGAAGTTCCCGAAGAAGTAG
- a CDS encoding amidohydrolase family protein, producing the protein MHLRGVILPGDEVRDLWVRDGLVSFEPVPGAETLCSTGWIVPGLVDAHCHVGIRYGGGHEDRAGALAQAEIEREAGALLLRDAGSPFDTRFVDDHDELPRIIRAGRHIARPKRYIRELGIELDDERDLPDIVAEQARFGDGWVKIVGDWIDRSVGDLRPLWSDAVLKEAIDAAHANGARVTAHVFGEDALPGLINAGIDCVEHGTGLTEETIEMMVEHGTALVPTLVNIDTFPEIADSAGKFPVYAAHMRDLHRRVRGTVAAAHEAGVPIFAGTDAGGSIRHGRIADEIAALGAAGLSRHAALGAASWDARGWLGRPCIEPGAPADFVVYQQDPRTHSEALAAPYAVVLRGRVYGGRGPVTGHR; encoded by the coding sequence GTGCATCTACGAGGAGTGATTCTCCCCGGGGACGAGGTGCGCGATCTCTGGGTGCGCGATGGGCTCGTGTCTTTCGAGCCCGTGCCGGGCGCCGAAACGCTGTGCAGCACCGGATGGATCGTGCCCGGACTGGTCGACGCGCACTGCCACGTCGGTATCCGGTATGGCGGCGGCCACGAGGATCGGGCGGGCGCCCTCGCGCAGGCCGAGATCGAACGGGAGGCCGGTGCGCTGCTGCTGCGCGACGCGGGTTCGCCGTTCGACACCCGGTTCGTCGACGACCATGACGAGCTGCCGCGCATCATCCGTGCGGGCCGCCATATCGCCCGGCCGAAGCGCTATATCCGCGAGCTGGGCATCGAGCTCGACGACGAACGCGACCTGCCGGACATCGTCGCCGAACAGGCCCGCTTCGGCGACGGCTGGGTGAAGATCGTGGGCGATTGGATCGACCGCTCCGTCGGCGATCTGCGCCCGCTGTGGAGCGACGCGGTCCTGAAGGAGGCCATCGACGCCGCGCATGCCAATGGCGCCCGGGTCACGGCGCACGTCTTCGGCGAGGACGCGCTGCCCGGCTTGATCAACGCGGGCATCGACTGTGTGGAGCACGGCACCGGTCTCACCGAAGAAACCATCGAGATGATGGTCGAGCACGGCACCGCCTTGGTCCCCACCCTGGTCAATATCGACACCTTCCCCGAGATCGCCGACAGTGCGGGCAAGTTCCCCGTCTACGCCGCGCACATGCGCGACCTGCACCGCCGGGTGCGCGGCACGGTCGCCGCCGCGCACGAGGCGGGCGTGCCCATTTTCGCGGGCACCGACGCCGGCGGTTCCATCCGTCACGGGCGGATCGCCGACGAGATCGCCGCACTCGGCGCCGCGGGCCTGTCCCGACACGCCGCACTCGGCGCCGCTTCCTGGGACGCCCGCGGCTGGCTCGGACGGCCGTGCATCGAGCCCGGTGCCCCCGCGGATTTCGTTGTCTACCAGCAGGACCCGCGTACCCATTCGGAAGCGCTTGCCGCACCGTATGCCGTCGTGCTGCGCGGGCGCGTATACGGCGGACGCGGTCCGGTCACCGGTCATCGGTAA